The following are encoded in a window of Impatiens glandulifera chromosome 5, dImpGla2.1, whole genome shotgun sequence genomic DNA:
- the LOC124939922 gene encoding polygalacturonase inhibitor-like: MTLTFLSISIHQSQSQSQFTISPMIMKNPNMIIFFLLLLLSLLSPSISISSRCNPQDKKTLLKIKKSLGNPYHLASWNPKEDCCTWYCLECDEITNRVIELTIFQGNISGQIPAAVGDLPYLQTLIFRKLTNLTGNIPQSITKLTHLKMIRLSWTNLSGPIPSFLSQLKNLEYLDLSFNDLTGSIPPSLSNLPNLEALHLDRNKLTGSIPDSFGNFKGRSFYLYLSHNQLTGYVPKSLGDLTYSYLDLSRNKLQGDVSFLFGSGNKLEVVDLSRNLFEFDLSNVVFPDDLRWFDINHNKIYGSLPKGLASLELQFFNVSYNRLCGPIPIGGRMQNYETTEYFHNRCLCGAPLPACK, from the coding sequence ATGACTCTTACTTTCCTATCCATATCCAtccatcaatctcaatctcaaTCCCAATTCACAATCTCCCCAATGATAATGAAGAACCCTAATatgatcatcttcttcctccttcTCCTCCTTTCACTCCTCTCCCCATCCATATCCATTTCCTCCCGCTgcaatccacaagacaagaaaaCCCTTCTCAAAATCAAGAAATCCCTAGGCAATCCATACCACTTAGCTTCTTGGAATCCCAAAGAAGATTGCTGTACATGGTACTGTCTAGAATGCGATGAAATCACCAACCGAGTAATCGAACTCACCATTTTCCAAGGAAACATCTCCGGCCAAATCCCGGCCGCCGTCGGCGATCTCCCATACCTCCAAACCCTAATCTTCAGAAAACTCACAAATCTCACAGGAAACATTCCCCAATCCATTACAAAACTAACCCATCTCAAAATGATCCGTCTTAGCTGGACTAATCTCTCCGGTCCAATCCCATCATTCCTAAGCCAACTTAAAAATCTAGAATATCTCGATCTATCTTTCAACGATCTAACCGGTTCAATACCACCATCCCTCTCAAATCTACCCAATCTAGAAGCCCTCCATCTAGACCGTAACAAGCTAACCGGTTCAATCCCTGATTCATTTGGGAACTTCAAAGGAAGATCATTTTATCTTTATCTATCACACAATCAGTTAACTGGGTATGTTCCAAAATCTCTAGGGGATTTAACTTACTCGTACCTTGATTTATCTCGTAACAAGCTTCAGGGAGATGTTTCATTCTTGTTTGGGTCTGGTAATAAGCTTGAAgtggttgatttgtcgaggAATTTGTTTGAATTCGATCTGTCTAACGTTGTTTTCCCAGATGACTTGAGGTGGTTTGATATAAATCATAATAAGATTTATGGGAGTCTTCCGAAAGGACTTGCGTCTTTGGAATTGCAGTTCTTTAATGTAAGCTATAATCGGTTGTGTGGACCGATTCCGATCGGAGGCAGGATGCAGAACTATGAGACGACCGAGTATTTTCATAACCGATGCTTATGTGGTGCCCCATTGCCGGCTTGTAAGTAA
- the LOC124939533 gene encoding uncharacterized protein LOC124939533 — protein MKHLCTSFFEKKKLAEDPYAPFAYNIYGFALALQTVGDDEKVNDGTDGKDDVMEDNEKVEDEKQEDVEKVEDAQKVETDEKVEDERKDNDEKVDDDEKVEDAKVEDVKIEVEAKLEDGVARVDDVEVDLKLKDLKVKVKDEKTVGDVKANDDNDDNDDFQLYNTPPKGNYGRRVRKPKKDDSYTNPSLSKMPKTKDPMKVNHLQKFDDELLHKVKAWLDDPKTDNSTTDLHTVQAKKEVLVRVVTRLTWIEDEEIDAFCHLLRKRISCYPKTYKNTLAAIGDCVLSDRIRRLHRDFIKDPAKFPVDEFKDYYMGAPHRYMPEWSTIDDVYMPVNINQKHWILCVARLQKYRIDVYDCDAYLYKNLDPYLKPFCDMIPCIFAKTITPGERVRYPNFNFEGPLQPMTYKRFPHPKVKTAAPKVGEVPRATESGDCGVFTLMYMEHLTANQPVHNVTSENMGFFRQKMAVRLFHQIMEP, from the exons atgaaacaccTCTGTACCTCattttttgagaagaaaaagTTGGCTGaagatccttatgctccttttgcatatAACATCTATGGGTTCGCATTGGCACTTCAA actgtgggggatgatgagaaggtgaATGATGGGACTGATGGGAAAGACGATGTAATGGAGGacaatgagaaggtggaggatgaaaaACAAGAGGACgttgagaaggtggaggacgcACAGAAGGTGGAGACcgatgagaag gtggaggatgaaagAAAAGACAACGATGAGAAGgtagatgatgatgagaaggtggaggatgcgAAGGTGGAGGACGTAAAGATAGAGGTTGAGGCTAAATTGGAGGACGGTGTGGCTAGGGTGGATGATGTGGAGGTTGATCTGAAACTGAAGGATTtgaaagtgaaggtgaaggatgagaAGACTGTGGGGGATGTGAAGGCaaatgatgacaatgatgacAATGACGATTTCCAGTTATACAATACTCCTCCTAAAGGAAATTATGGGAGGAGAGTGAGGAAGCCGAAAAAAGATGACTCGTACACCAACCCTTCCTTGTCAAAAATGCCCAAGACAAAGGATCCTATGAAAGTGAAtcaccttcaaaaatttgatgatgagctacTTCATAAAGTAAAGGCGTGGTTGGATGATCCAAAAACCGATAATTCGACAACGGATTTACATACggttcaagcaaagaaggaagTGTTGGTTAGAGTTGTAACAAGGCTTACATGGATTGAAGACGAG GAAATCGATGCATTCTGCCATCTTCTGCGGAAAAGGATTTCCTGCTATcccaaaacatataaaaatacacTTGCGGCAATTGGGGATTGCGTATTGTCGGATAGAATCAGGCGACTGCACAGGGATTTTATTAAGGATCCTGCCAAATTTCCAGTCGACGAATTCAAAGACTATTATATGGGCGCACCACATAGATATATGCCAGAGTGGTCTACAATTGACGACGTCTACATGCCAGTGAACATTAACCAGAAACACTGGATTTTATGTGTAGCACGTCTTCAAAAGTACCGCATTGACGTGTACGACTGTGACGCCTATCTTTATAAGAATCTGGATCCTTATTTGAAACCCTTCTGCGACATGATTCCATGTATATTCGCCAAAACAATCACTCCCGGTGAGAGGGTAAGGTATCCTAATTTCAACTTCGAAGGCCCCCTCCAACCAATGACATACAAACGGTTTCCACACCCCAAAGTGAAAACCGCTGCTCCTAAGGTTGGAGAAGTCCCGCGGGCAACAGAGAGCGGGGACTGTGGGGTCTTCACGCTAATGTACATGGAACACTTGACCGCTAATCAACCCGTGCATAATGTGACCTCAGAAAATATGGGATTTTTTAGGCAGAAGATGGCGGTCCGGTTATTCCATCAGATTATGGaaccttaa